A portion of the Helicoverpa zea isolate HzStark_Cry1AcR chromosome 25, ilHelZeax1.1, whole genome shotgun sequence genome contains these proteins:
- the LOC124642574 gene encoding acanthoscurrin-2-like, with protein MQCMIVAALALVAAVQAKPYGLGGLGLGAGIRGGLGGLGAGIGGGLGLGGLGAGIGSGIGLGGIGGGEYGGGGSYGQGGYAGGESGYGDAGYGGGAMSAGHDIGHQESDFSQEVHHHQSSGHDIGGVNQMGHHGHNMYGHQGYGTGQQGFGNQYHHGSEFL; from the exons ATGCAGTGCATG ATTGTCGcagctttggccctggtggctGCCGTGCAAGCCAAGCCCTACGGGTTAGGTGGTCTCGGTCTTGGAGCTGGGATCCGGGGAGGCCTCGGTGGGCTTGGTGCCGGTATTGGCGGAG GTCTTGGCCTTGGCGGTCTTGGAGCTGGCATCGGGAGCGGCATTGGTCTTGGAGGGATCGGAGGTGGAGAATACGGTGGTGGTGGCAGCTACGGCCAGGGTGGCTACGCTGGAGGAGAGTCAGGGTACGGAGACGCTGGCTACGGAGGCGGTGCTATGAGCGCTGGCCATGATATCGGTCACCAGGAGAGCGACTTCAGCCAG GAGGTTCACCACCACCAGTCTTCTGGCCATGACATCGGAGGCGTGAACCAGATGGGCCACCATGGACACAACATGTACGGACACCAGGGCTACGGAACTGGTCAGCAAGGTTTCGGCAACCAATACCACCATGGTTCCGAATTCTTGTAA